The proteins below are encoded in one region of Opisthocomus hoazin isolate bOpiHoa1 chromosome 26, bOpiHoa1.hap1, whole genome shotgun sequence:
- the LOC142364238 gene encoding myosin light chain kinase, smooth muscle-like produces the protein MSWAEGGQETFEYCDVVINTQEKVSDVYTQLEKLGEGKFGTVYRLQEKATGKIRAGKYFRTRTAKEKQAARAEVELMNLLHHPRLVQCLAAFQGPAELVMVMEYVAGGELFERIVDDDFEHTEPSSTQYMRQILEGLQFMHGQAIVHLDLKPENIVCVSPSSHWLKIIDFGLARKLAPDTPVKVLHGTPEFMAPEVVAFEPVGFFTDMWSVGVICYILLSGESPFQGDNDMETLSNITAARWDFEEETFSEISQQAKDFISQLLQKEPRRRLSSAGALLHPWLQQPQPSSTKALSKERIKQFLTRRKWQKTGKALLALNRLTLLSQSLERKASEAQDEEGLGCSPEEDQASGSLPRRGPSCLDQEEEEGGSAAAAAEAESSTSVAVPPQPQTI, from the exons ATGTCCTGGGCAGAAG GAGGCCAGGAGACCTTTGAGTACTGCGACGTGGTCATCAACACCCAGGAGAAGGTTTCGGACGTGTACACgcagctggagaagctgggaga GGGAAAATTCGGGACGGTGTACCGGCTCCAGGAAAAAGCCACCGGCAAAATCCGGGCTGGGAAATATTTCCGGACGCGGACGGCTAAAGAGAAGCAGGCGGCGCGGGCCGAGGTGGAGCTCATGAACCTGCTGCATCACCCGCGCCTCGTGCAGTGCCTCGCCGCCTTCCAGGGTCCCGCCGAGCTGGTGATGGTGATGGAGTA CGTGGCAGGCGGGGAGCTCTTTGAGCGCATCGTGGACGATGACTTTGAGCACACggagcccagcagcacccagtaCATGCGGCAGATCCTGGAGGGGCTGCAGTTCATGCACGGCCAGGCCATCGTCCACCTTGACCTCAAACCCGAGAACATCGTCTGCGTcagccccagcagccactggCTCAAGATCATTGACTTTGGCTTGGCGCGGAAGCTGG CTCCAGACACCCCCGTGAAGGTGTTGCATGGCACCCCTGAGTTCATGGCTCCAGAAGTGGTCGCCTTTGAGCCCGTGGGCTTCTTCACAGACATGTGGAGTGTTGGTGTCATCTGCTACATCCT GCTGAGCGGGGAGTCCCCCTTCCAGGGGGACAATGACATGGAGACGCTGAGCAACATCACAGCTGCCCGGTGGGACTTTGAGGAGGAGACTTTCTCGGAGATCTCCCAGCAAGCCAAGGACTTCATCAGCCAactgctgcagaaggagcctCG CCGCCGGCTCTCCAGCGCAGGGGCTCTGCTGCACccctggctgcagcagccccagcccagcagcaccaagGCGCTGTCGAAGGAGAGGATCAAGCAGTTCCTGACTCGTCGGAAGTGGCAG AAAACAGGCAAAGCCCTGCTGGCCCTCAACAGGTTGACCCTGCTGTCCCAGAGCCTGGAGAGGAAAGCATCAGAGGCTCAGGACGAGGAAG GCCTGGGCTGCAGCCCGGAGGAGGACCAAGCCTCCGGGTCTCTACCTCGGCGAGGTCCCAGCTGCTTGgaccaagaggaggaggaaggtgggagcGCTGCGGCCGCAGCGGAGGCAGAGAGCAGCACTAGCGTGGCCGTGCCACCCCAGCCCCAGACCATCTAG